The Toxotes jaculatrix isolate fToxJac2 chromosome 14, fToxJac2.pri, whole genome shotgun sequence genome window below encodes:
- the asph gene encoding aspartyl/asparaginyl beta-hydroxylase — MGDPATLVESAAPPVVTAIQKVIAGEMQDGAKTQSANKNGKKADSGSSSSFFTWFIVLALLGVWTSVAVVYFDLVDYQGVIDKAKGLQINLSEALQGKLVAYDTDGDGDFDVEDAKVLLGLKEKAVVITSRSEEAAAPVETPEPEPTPEAVVEPDPVSVEEAIEAAVAEDAFAPPPEPEPEVAAEPEVVASEPEPEPEAEPEPEPEPEPEPEPEETPEVIEEDPEVLEEEPPVVEEEAVEEAAPVEEEPAAEEVTEEMMADEPAEDTADEEAVEVEAVEEAAEELAAEVEAAVEETEEEAAAEEESAPAEEDVEHPAEEEEASPAEEAAEEFVEEEAGPSEEAVEEEAQEDEAAPSEEPAAEEAATEETAEEEVAEEEEAAPSEEAEEETAAEEEAAPSDEPAEEEAAPSDEPAEEEAAPSDEPAEEDAAPSDEPAEEDAAPSDEPAEEDAAPSEEPAEEEAAPLEEAVEEPVEEDAAPSEEAVEEVAEEAAEEAVEEAAEAADTEATPEEVEEQTAPVTETEEEVAQEVEEMADEAAEFVETEEEIQDEPTET; from the exons ATGGGTGATCCAGCCACCCTGGTGGAGTCTGCCGCCCCTCCTGTTGTCACGGCGATCCAAAAAGTCATTGCTGGGGAAATGCAAG ATGGTGCTAAAACCCAATCCGCCAATAAGAATGGGAAGAAGGCAGACTCTGGGTCCTCCAGCAGCTTCTTCACCTGGTTCATCGTCCTGGCCCTTCTGGGTGTCTGGACATCTGTAGCCGTGGTCTACTTTGACCTGGTTGACTATCAGGGAGTCATTG ACAAGGCTAAGGGCTTACAAATTAACCTGTCTGAGGCCTtgcaag GTAAACTGGTGGCATACGATACAGATGGCGATGGTGATTTTGATGTCGAGGATGCTAAAGTTCTGCTAG GACTTAAAGAGAAAGCTGTTGTCATCACGTCCCGAAGCGAGGAAGCTGCTGCCCCAGTGGAGACTCCTGAACCTGAACCCACACCCGAGG CCGTTGTCGAGCCTGACCCTGTGTCTGTGGAGGAGGCGATTGAAGCTGCTGTAGCAGAGGACGCTTTTGCTCCACCACCAG aGCCTGAACCTGAGGTAGCAGCTGAGCCTGAGGTGGTTGCTTCTGAGCCTGAACCAGAACCTGAGGCTGAGCCCGAGCCTGAGCCCGAGCCCGAGCCCGAGCCAGAACCTGAGGAGACTCCTGAG GTGATTGAGGAGGACCCTgaggtgctggaggaggagccTCCTGTTGTAGAAGAGGAGGCTGTGGAGGAG GCTGCTCCAGTTGAGGAGGAGCCTGCAGCTGAGGAGGTCACAGAGGAGATGATGGCAGATGAGCCTGCAGAGGACACGGCAGATGAAGAGGCCGTGGAGGTGGAAGCTGTTGAGGAGGCGGCAGAAGAACTCGCGGCAGAGGTAGAGGCAGCGGTGGAGGAAACCGAGGAGGAAGCAGCGGCCGAGGAGGAGAGCGCTCCTGCAGAGGAAGATGTGGAGCACccagctgaagaggaggaggcgtCTCCcgcagaggaagctgctgagGAGTTCGTCGAAGAGGAGGCAGGACCCTCAGAAGAAGCTGTCGAGGAGGAAGCACAAGAAGATGAGGCAGCTCCCTCAGAGGaacctgctgcagaggaggCAGCTACCGAAGAAACTGCTGAGGAGGAGgtagcagaagaagaggaggcggCTCCTTCAgaagaggctgaggaggagacagctgctgaggaggaggcagctCCTTCAGATGAAccagctgaggaggaggcagctCCTTCAGATGAAccagctgaggaggaggcagctCCTTCAGATGAACCAGCTGAGGAGGACGCAGCTCCTTCAGATGAACCAGCTGAGGAGGACGCAGCTCCCTCAGATGAACCAGCTGAGGAGGACGCAGCTCCTTCAGAAGAAccagctgaggaggaggcagctCCTTTAGAAGAGGCTGTGGAGGAGCCTGTTGAAGAGGATGCTGCTCCCTCAGAGGAGGCAGTGGAGGAGGTtgcagaggaggctgcagaggaggcagtggaggaggctgcagaggcagcagacacagaggccactccagaagaagtggaggagCAAACAGCCCCAG tcacagagacagaagaagaagtagcacaagaggtggaggagatggCAGATGAAG CAGCTGAGTTTGttgagacagaggaagagattcAGGACGAGCCCACAG AAACGTAG